A stretch of DNA from Cupriavidus taiwanensis:
GACGGCCTCGCAGCCGCCCAGCGCCAGCGCGTCATCGGCGATGGCCTTCAGCGGCAGCGCCTTGCCGCCGCGCATCTGCTCGTCGGCGGTGATCAGCGCCACCGCGCCCACGTCGACCAGCCGCTCCTGCAGCGACTTGGCCGAGAAGCCGCCGAACACCACCGAGTGCGTGGCGCCCAGGCGCGCGCAGGCCTGCATCGCGACCACGCCCTCGACCGACATCGGCATGTAGATCACCACGCGGTCGCCCTTCTTGATGCCGAGCGTCTTCAGGCCGTTGGCCAGGCGACACACTTTCGCATGCAGCTCGCGGTAGGTAATGCGCGTCACGGTGCCGTCGTCGGCCTCGAACACGATCGCGACCTTGTCGGCGTTGCCGTTTTCAAGGTTGCGGTCCAGGCAATTGTAGGAGGCGTTGAGCTGGCCGTCCTCGAACCACTTGTAGAACGGCGCGTTGCTCTCGTCCAGCACCTTGGTGAAAGGCTTGTTCCAGTGCAGCAGCTCGCGGGCGTGGCGGGCCCAGAAGCCCTCGTAGTCGCGCTCGGCTTCGTCGCACAGGGCGCGGTAGGCGTCCATGCTGGGAATGGCGGCCTGGCTGGCAAAGGCCTCGGGCGGGTTGAACACGCGATGCTCCTGCATCACCGATTCGATGGCGGACATGGACTTGGTCTCCTGATTTTGGACTGGCTTTGGCTGCCACGTTACGCCCGACGGCTTACTTAAACCTGACGATAAATCCCTGCAGCCGGCAGGATCAGGCGCTGCAACGTGTTGCATTGCAGCGGGAAGAACCGGGGGGCGCGCCGCGAAAGTGCAGCCTTCTCCATTAGGCTAGCACAGCTATAATGCCGCGAGCCTGATACCTGAATGCGACGCCGGCCCTTGCCGCGCGGCGCCCACCGGCCAGCCGGACCCTTGCCCCGGGGCACCGTCGGCGTGTCGACCGGAACATCCCAAGGCAAGTTACCCGTGCCCGCCAACGCTCCTGTCTTCGCTCCCGTCTACGTGCTGTGCCTGATCGCCTCGATGGCGCTGGTCGGCAGCAACGTCGGACTCGGCAAGTCCATCATCGCCCATGTGCCGGTGCTGCTGTTCGCGCTGCTGCGCTTTGCCATCGCCGTCGCCTGCCTGGCACCGTGGTACCGGCCCGCGCGCATGCGCCGGGTCTCGCGCGGCGAATGGCTGAACCTGTCCCTGCAGGCGTTCTTCGGCACCTTCCTGTTTACGCTGCTGATGCTCAACGGCGTGCGCCTGACCAGCGCCATGGCGGCCGGCGTGATCACCAGCACCATCCCCGCCACCGTGGCCCTGCTGTCCTGGCTGCTGCTGCGCGAACGGCTGGCGCGGCGCACGCTGGTGTCGGTGCTGCTGGCGGTGGCCGGCATCGCCGTGCTCAACATCGCGCGCGGCGATTCCCACGGCGCCGGAGCAGGCAACCAGGCCTGGCTGGGCAACCTGATGATCATGGGCGCGGTGGTGTGCGAATCGATCTACGTGATCCTGTCGCGCCGGCTGACGCAGACGCTGGCCGCGATCGAGATCTGCGCCTATACGCATCTGATCGGCGGACTGCTGATGCTGCCACTGGGACTGGTGCCGCTGCTGAACCTCGACGCCGCCGCGGTGCCGGCCCAGATCTGGCTGATGGTGCTGTGGTATGCGCTGTCGGCCAGCGTGTTCTCGTTCTGGCTGTGGATGAAGGGCATCCGGCATGTGCCGGCGCAACTGGCGGGGGTCTTCACCTCGGTGCTGCCGGTGGCCGCGGCCACCTACGGCATCGTCTTCCTGGGCGAGCAGCCGGGCTGGCCGCATGGCGTGGCGCTGGCGTGCGTGCTGGCGGGGATCGTGCTGGCCAGCTGGCCGGGCCGGATGGCGCGCGGCGCGTGGCGCGG
This window harbors:
- a CDS encoding DMT family transporter, encoding MPANAPVFAPVYVLCLIASMALVGSNVGLGKSIIAHVPVLLFALLRFAIAVACLAPWYRPARMRRVSRGEWLNLSLQAFFGTFLFTLLMLNGVRLTSAMAAGVITSTIPATVALLSWLLLRERLARRTLVSVLLAVAGIAVLNIARGDSHGAGAGNQAWLGNLMIMGAVVCESIYVILSRRLTQTLAAIEICAYTHLIGGLLMLPLGLVPLLNLDAAAVPAQIWLMVLWYALSASVFSFWLWMKGIRHVPAQLAGVFTSVLPVAAATYGIVFLGEQPGWPHGVALACVLAGIVLASWPGRMARGAWRGKAAGNEPGARA